One Phaseolus vulgaris cultivar G19833 chromosome 2, P. vulgaris v2.0, whole genome shotgun sequence DNA window includes the following coding sequences:
- the LOC137810051 gene encoding peroxidase 51-like yields MAQLNLILVWLFVSTLCLYSCPSSAQLSRHHYAKTCPNVENIVREAVKKKFHQTFVTVPATLRLFFHDCFVQGCDASVLVASTGNNKAEKDHPDNLSLAGDGFDTVIKAKAAVDAIPLCRNKVSCADILAMATRDVIALSGGPFYEVELGRFDGLRSKASDVNGRLPQPEFSLNQLNSLFAANGLTQTEMIALSGAHTVGFSHCNKFSNRVYNFKSKSRVDPALNEKYATQLKSMCPRNVDPRIAIDMDPTTPRAFDNVYFKNLQQGKGLFSSDQVLFTDSRSKATVNSFASSSKTFHANFAAAMTKLGRVGIKNAQNGNIRTDCSVL; encoded by the exons ATGGCTCAGCTTAACCTTATACTTGTCTGGTTATTTGTCTCCACTCTCTGTCTTTATTCTTGTCCTTCTTCGGCCCAGCTAAGTCGACACCACTACGCAAAAACATGTCCCAATGTCGAAAACATCGTCAGAGAAGCAGTTAAAAAGAAATTTCATCAAACATTTGTCACGGTCCCGGCTACCCTCCGTCTCTTCTTCCATGATTGTTTTGTGCAG GGTTGCGATGCTTCGGTTTTGGTTGCGTCCACGGGAAACAACAAAGCAGAGAAGGATCACCCTGATAATCTTTCACTTGCTGGAGATGGGTTTGACACAGTGATTAAAGCAAAAGCAGCAGTGGATGCAATTCCCTTGTGTAGGAACAAAGTTTCATGTGCTGATATTTTAGCCATGGCAACCCGAGATGTTATTGCACTG TCCGGTGGGCCTTTCTACGAAGTTGAATTGGGAAGATTTGATGGGCTAAGATCTAAAGCTTCCGATGTAAACGGAAGGCTGCCTCAGCCAGAGTTCAGCTTGAATCAGCTGAATTCACTGTTTGCGGCCAACGGCCTCACCCAGACAGAAATGATAGCCCTGTCAG GTGCTCACACGGTTGGATTCTCCCACTGCAACAAATTCTCGAACAGAGTGTATAATTTCAAGAGCAAAAGCAGAGTGGACCCTGCATTGAACGAGAAATACGCAACGCAGCTAAAGTCAATGTGCCCAAGGAATGTGGATCCAAGGATTGCCATCGATATGGACCCAACCACGCCACGAGCATTCGACAATGTTTACTTCAAAAATCTTCAGCAAGGGAAGGGCCTCTTCTCCTCAGACCAAGTCCTCTTCACGGATTCAAGGTCCAAGGCCACTGTGAATTCTTTTGCCAGTAGTAGCAAAACTTTCCATGCCAACTTCGCCGCTGCAATGACCAAATTGGGCCGAGTTGGAATAAAAAATGCACAGAATGGAAACATTCGTACCGATTGTTCAGTCCTCTAA
- the LOC137810060 gene encoding LOW QUALITY PROTEIN: uncharacterized protein (The sequence of the model RefSeq protein was modified relative to this genomic sequence to represent the inferred CDS: deleted 1 base in 1 codon) has translation MHSEHSNIKSLVNFIKEAEQISMEKLIRPCDKEYMRMTMLKHQDTFNEQVYELHRLYGIQKILMKNTEANRGIEVNQRGWNLKNVISLTQNGYHKGALKNPKLKFDLEMPATEDTEESDSNGVPEIINETGIELTLGPSCYNRKKVETSLASDSAHRFSSSSTGSSLINKTRLKTHHSSHLTIEELSGGIIGLVQVPHSTTGCQSGIRNSYDIEEQSKEERSKQPPWILQVLSLNTT, from the exons ATGCATTCTGAACATTCCAACATAAAGAGTTTAGTTAACTTTATTAAAGAAGCTGAACAAATCTCCATGGAGAAGCTTATTAGGCCTTGTGACAAAGAATACATGCGGATGACAATGCTAAAACACCAAGACACTTTCAACGAACAg GTGTATGAACTTCACCGTTTGTATGGGATTCAGAAGATATTGATGAAAAATACGGAAGCCAACAGAGGTATTGAAGTAAACCAACGAGGATGGAACTTAAAAAATGTGATTAGTCTAACTCAAAATGGTTATCATAAAGGTGCACTGAAAAATCCTAAATTGAAATTTGATCTTGAAATGCCTGCTACTGAGGACACTGAAGAATCTGACAGCAATGGAGTTCCAGAGATTATAAACGAGACCGGGATTGAGCTGACACTAGGCCCTTCATGTTACAATCGTAAGAAAGTGGAGACGTCGCTAGCTTCAGATTCAGCACAtagattttcttcttcttctactggATCCAGCCTTATAAACAAGACAAGATTGAAGACCCATCATAGCAGTCATTTAACTATAGAAGAATTA AGTGGAGGTATAATTGGTCTTGTCCAAGTGCCACATTCAACCACTGGGTGTCAAAGTGGAATTAGAAACAGTTATGATATTGAAGAACAATCAAAAGAAGAGAGATCGAAACAGCCACCTTGGATTTTACAAGTGTTGAGCCTGAACACGACCTAA
- the LOC137810059 gene encoding BTB/POZ domain-containing protein SR1IP1 isoform X2 translates to MMDRGEKIVAAGIDLSLKKKELLSSAMKRTSEWIFSQEIPSDVNVQVGEDSFSLHKFPLVSKCGYIRKLVSESNDADVSSIELSDVPGGAEAFELAAKFCYGINFEINVENIATLRCVAEYLEMTEDYSVGNLVGRTDAYLNEVALKTIAGAVSVLHMSETLLPIAERTKLVSRCIDAIAYIACKESQFCSSARSDSGSAGVVSSVASNQKPIVDWWAEDMTVLRIDIFQRVIIAMMARGFKQYAIGPILMLYAQKSLRGLDVFGKARKKIEPRQEHEKRVVLETIVSLLPREKNVMSVSFLSMLLRAAIYLETTVACRLDLEKRMAMQLGQAVLDDLLIPSYSFTGDTLFDVDTVQRITTNYLESQTGNHLLHNVDDEYFSPPQSDVERVGKLMENYLAEIATDRNLPVPKFTCLAELIPEQSRPTEDGMYRAIDIYLKAHPALSDMERKKVCSVMDCQKLSREACAHAAQNDRLPVQTVVQVLYYEQQRLRDAMNGNGSGESSVDSKLNVYSSDLQPASNELSTLRRENQDLKLELVKLKRRLKEIETTTPKSAVNSPAEKERNRNHLHFVQMLTMKSVDVTQSTFIFRHET, encoded by the exons ATGATGGATCGTGGAGAGAAAATTGTAGCAGCTGGTATTGACTTGTCTCTGAAGAAGAAGGAGCTTCTTTCTAGTGCCATGAAGAGAACAAGTGAATG GATTTTCTCTCAGGAGATTCCGAGTGATGTCAACGTTCAAGTTGGGGAAGATTCCTTTTCGTTGCATAAG TTTCCACTAGTCTCCAAGTGTGGATACATTAGGAAACTCGTTTCGGAATCCAACGATGCTGACGTTTCATCCATTGAACTCTCTGATGTTCCTGGTGGAGCAGAAGCATTTGAACTGGCAGCAAAGTTCTGCTACGGAATAAACTTCGAAATAAACGTTGAAAACATTGCCACGCTACGCTGCGTGGCTGAGTATCTTGAGATGACAGAGGACTATTCAGTTGGGAACTTGGTGGGAAGGACTGATGCTTATTTGAACGAAGTGGCACTGAAGACCATTGCAGGGGCTGTTTCTGTTCTTCACATGTCAGAGACTCTCCTTCCGATAGCAGAGAGAACAAAGTTGGTGAGTCGATGCATAGACGCCATTGCATATATAGCATGTAAGGAAAGCCAATTCTGTTCATCTGCAAGAAGTGATAGTGGCAGTGCGGGAGTGGTGTCTTCCGTGGCATCAAACCAGAAACCAATAGTTGATTGGTGGGCTGAAGATATGACCGTGCTTAGAATCGACATTTTCCAGAGAGTTATAATCGCAATGATGGCAAGAGGGTTTAAACAGTATGCCATTGGTCCCATTCTAATGCTCTATGCTCAGAAATCTCTTCGAGGTTTG GATGTATTTGGAAAGGCAAGGAAGAAGATTGAGCCGCGACAAGAGCATGAGAAGAGGGTTGTTTTAGAGACAATAGTGAGCCTTTTGCCAAGGGAGAAGAATGTAATGTCAGTGAGCTTTCTTTCAATGCTGCTTCGGGCAGCAATATATCTTGAGACTACGGTTGCTTGCAGGCTTGATCTGGAGAAGAGAATGGCCATGCAGTTAGGACAAGCTGTTTTAGATGATCTTCTCATTCCTTCCTATTCTTTCACTGGGGACACATTGTTTGACGTGGATACAGTGCAGAGGATCACCACTAATTACCTAGAATCTCAAACGGGAAACCACTTACTCCACAATGTAGATGATGAATACTTTTCTCCTCCACAGAGTGATGTTGAACGGGTTGGGAAGTTAATGGAAAACTACCTTGCTGAAATAGCCACCGACCGAAATTTACCAGTTCCAAAATTCACCTGTTTGGCAGAACTAATTCCTGAACAGTCCAGACCAACAGAAGATGGCATGTATAGAGCCATAGACATCTATCTTAAG GCTCATCCTGCTCTAAGTGACATGGAGAGAAAGAAAGTCTGCAGCGTGATGGACTGTCAGAAATTATCTCGAGAGGCATGTGCACATGCTGCACAAAATGACCGGCTACCTGTCCAAACCGTGGTTCAGGTTCTCTATTACGAACAGCAACGGCTTCGCGATGCCATGAATGGCAACGGAAGCGGGGAATCCTCGGTTGATTCCAAACTGAACGTATACTCCTCTGATCTTCAGCCAGCTTCAAATGAACTCTCTACTCTAAGAAGAGAAAATCAAGACCTGAAATTAGAACTGGTGAAATTGAAAAGGAGACTGAAAGAGATTGAGACCACCACACCTAAATCTGCAGTTAACAGTCCTGCG GAGAAAGAAAGGAATCGAAATCATCTGCATTTCGTACAAATGTTGACAATGAAGAGTGTAGATGTCACCCAGAGCACTTTCATATTCAGGCACGAGACTTAA
- the LOC137810059 gene encoding BTB/POZ domain-containing protein SR1IP1 isoform X1, translating to MMDRGEKIVAAGIDLSLKKKELLSSAMKRTSEWIFSQEIPSDVNVQVGEDSFSLHKFPLVSKCGYIRKLVSESNDADVSSIELSDVPGGAEAFELAAKFCYGINFEINVENIATLRCVAEYLEMTEDYSVGNLVGRTDAYLNEVALKTIAGAVSVLHMSETLLPIAERTKLVSRCIDAIAYIACKESQFCSSARSDSGSAGVVSSVASNQKPIVDWWAEDMTVLRIDIFQRVIIAMMARGFKQYAIGPILMLYAQKSLRGLDVFGKARKKIEPRQEHEKRVVLETIVSLLPREKNVMSVSFLSMLLRAAIYLETTVACRLDLEKRMAMQLGQAVLDDLLIPSYSFTGDTLFDVDTVQRITTNYLESQTGNHLLHNVDDEYFSPPQSDVERVGKLMENYLAEIATDRNLPVPKFTCLAELIPEQSRPTEDGMYRAIDIYLKAHPALSDMERKKVCSVMDCQKLSREACAHAAQNDRLPVQTVVQVLYYEQQRLRDAMNGNGSGESSVDSKLNVYSSDLQPASNELSTLRRENQDLKLELVKLKRRLKEIETTTPKSAVNSPAVSASPSADKPPLPRRSFMSSVSKKLGRLSPFVRADGVAPFAKGRTKPNKNRRHSIS from the exons ATGATGGATCGTGGAGAGAAAATTGTAGCAGCTGGTATTGACTTGTCTCTGAAGAAGAAGGAGCTTCTTTCTAGTGCCATGAAGAGAACAAGTGAATG GATTTTCTCTCAGGAGATTCCGAGTGATGTCAACGTTCAAGTTGGGGAAGATTCCTTTTCGTTGCATAAG TTTCCACTAGTCTCCAAGTGTGGATACATTAGGAAACTCGTTTCGGAATCCAACGATGCTGACGTTTCATCCATTGAACTCTCTGATGTTCCTGGTGGAGCAGAAGCATTTGAACTGGCAGCAAAGTTCTGCTACGGAATAAACTTCGAAATAAACGTTGAAAACATTGCCACGCTACGCTGCGTGGCTGAGTATCTTGAGATGACAGAGGACTATTCAGTTGGGAACTTGGTGGGAAGGACTGATGCTTATTTGAACGAAGTGGCACTGAAGACCATTGCAGGGGCTGTTTCTGTTCTTCACATGTCAGAGACTCTCCTTCCGATAGCAGAGAGAACAAAGTTGGTGAGTCGATGCATAGACGCCATTGCATATATAGCATGTAAGGAAAGCCAATTCTGTTCATCTGCAAGAAGTGATAGTGGCAGTGCGGGAGTGGTGTCTTCCGTGGCATCAAACCAGAAACCAATAGTTGATTGGTGGGCTGAAGATATGACCGTGCTTAGAATCGACATTTTCCAGAGAGTTATAATCGCAATGATGGCAAGAGGGTTTAAACAGTATGCCATTGGTCCCATTCTAATGCTCTATGCTCAGAAATCTCTTCGAGGTTTG GATGTATTTGGAAAGGCAAGGAAGAAGATTGAGCCGCGACAAGAGCATGAGAAGAGGGTTGTTTTAGAGACAATAGTGAGCCTTTTGCCAAGGGAGAAGAATGTAATGTCAGTGAGCTTTCTTTCAATGCTGCTTCGGGCAGCAATATATCTTGAGACTACGGTTGCTTGCAGGCTTGATCTGGAGAAGAGAATGGCCATGCAGTTAGGACAAGCTGTTTTAGATGATCTTCTCATTCCTTCCTATTCTTTCACTGGGGACACATTGTTTGACGTGGATACAGTGCAGAGGATCACCACTAATTACCTAGAATCTCAAACGGGAAACCACTTACTCCACAATGTAGATGATGAATACTTTTCTCCTCCACAGAGTGATGTTGAACGGGTTGGGAAGTTAATGGAAAACTACCTTGCTGAAATAGCCACCGACCGAAATTTACCAGTTCCAAAATTCACCTGTTTGGCAGAACTAATTCCTGAACAGTCCAGACCAACAGAAGATGGCATGTATAGAGCCATAGACATCTATCTTAAG GCTCATCCTGCTCTAAGTGACATGGAGAGAAAGAAAGTCTGCAGCGTGATGGACTGTCAGAAATTATCTCGAGAGGCATGTGCACATGCTGCACAAAATGACCGGCTACCTGTCCAAACCGTGGTTCAGGTTCTCTATTACGAACAGCAACGGCTTCGCGATGCCATGAATGGCAACGGAAGCGGGGAATCCTCGGTTGATTCCAAACTGAACGTATACTCCTCTGATCTTCAGCCAGCTTCAAATGAACTCTCTACTCTAAGAAGAGAAAATCAAGACCTGAAATTAGAACTGGTGAAATTGAAAAGGAGACTGAAAGAGATTGAGACCACCACACCTAAATCTGCAGTTAACAGTCCTGCGGTAAGTGCTTCACCTTCTGCTGATAAACCTCCTTTGCCCCGAAGATCATTCATGAGTTCAGTTTCCAAAAAACTTGGACGGCTTTCTCCTTTTGTGCGTGCCGATGGTGTTGCACCTTTTGCCAAAGGTCGCACTAAACCAAATAAGAATCGACGCCACTCCATTTCCTGA